The genomic segment CTGCAAATTTCTGTTTGAGGCCATGAAAAAGTTTAGGAATGAATGGCAATATTggtaccacaatattgtgaatgtaaataattCCATTGAAGTGCAcatttaaaaatggctaaaatgggacttttatgttgtatatatgttaccacaattttaaaaaattaaaaagcaaagcaaattgAACTGTTAAtaactattttcaaaattttcaatcACTGGAAACTAAAAGCTTATTTCTTCTCTTGCATTCTTCTTTTAAAGTACAGATAACTGCCTTTCTTTCAGTATCAGAAATTTGATATATAGAGTCCAGTAATCTTTCAAACAATGTGAGCTCTGATTACATTCCTCCTGGCATGCTGACAAGGAGAGGGGAGGTCTATAGATGGCTAGCCATAGTTCTCTCAAGCACAGGAAAGGCAGCATGGTAGTACTAGCCACTGAAAACTGTCCAAATCTTTACACATGCATTTGAGTCTGCAATGTTTGGAGTAACACATACCGAGGATGAAATAATCCTTAAAATATGAACGCTGGTACATCTCAATCTCAAATTCTACATTGCTAGCAGAATAGAGCTTTTAAAACTAACttgcaaaaaaaataataaataaaaataaacaaaaaatttttaaaaaatagaaaactaactTGCTAACTCTATTTCATTGTGAAAATGTCAAAGTCCCAGAAAAAGATCAAGAAAAGgttaagaaatattatttttttctgaattcacTGTCATTTTAGAGCTCTTtctaataacaataaaatatgcGCCACtcctaaatgttttaaaattgcttaTACAACTTTTTCATAGCATTTTGGGGAAAAGGATAGAATCTTTCTCAGTGCCTAATGGTTTTTTTCAATACAGCCTGCAGGATCTGTCTGCTTTCTGGGAAGAGTATTTTCATAATGTTGTAAGAATATCACAGAAGTAGTATTCTATTAAGAGCAGTTCCCTAAAAGCAGTTCCCTAAATGCTTTAATCCCTTTACAAAAGAACATCAGGCACTGTACTTTTAAGAGTTAAGGATTCTACATTaacctgttccatctattcatgTCAGCGTGGCAGCCTTTTTCCTAGGAGTGAATCATCTGCTTCTCTAAACAACAGGATCCCGTTGTCATAGTGATTTCTAATTAGTAGAAATGTTTACATTTCTAACCCATTTTTCActaatttaaatggaaaaatatcctTGATATTAACTttgggtttttgtgtttttttctcttttctttctaggCAATATACTATTCAGAGAATTAGTGAATGTTGAGCTGGGAATTGTCTTTAAATACTTTGCAttactatggaccaaagtaggctcattattattctagcaatgaaagaacttgaaacattgataaaagatagtggtcaccagaggttctgagggaagggagagggagaataGGTACagtatggggcattttggggacactggaattgttcttcatgatactgcaatgacagacacaggccattacgTATTTTGTCAAgacctgaaaaagaaaacacacaggaaaagaccATATCTCATGATGTCTGACAGGCAAGACTGTGGGTAGTGGTGGAGAAATCTGAAATGGACAAAGTTAGACAAGAGAGTACGGGCTATTGAAGCCAAGAGAGGATGAAGTCACTCTGTAATGAAGAAGGTTTCAGAAGGCTTTCAGGACTCAAAGAAAGGATTTATGAAAGGAGAGGAAAGTGCATTCCATGATAGAGGAGCCATATTACATACACAGAAAGAACAGGGCTGTTTTAGGGCACATGATATACTTAGGACAGTATTTCAGTGAGAACAAACCATTGACCTACATGGAAGACACACTTGATGCCAAACATCTATAGAGCAATCAGAAATCAGATTGTCTTGTACAATAAATTAGGAGGCCAAAAACTTTGCAGGATGCAAACTGTTTTATCTCTAAAACTCAGGAGAGTGCCAGACATGCGATAGAtacttaaaataaatgtttaatgaatgaatagGCCCATGAACTTCTGTAGAAAGGAATGGTGCTTTCCAGGAAACTGTAAGGcaggaagactggaaggaaaagggAATAAAGGAGAGAGACCAAGGAGTATTAGGGATGGAGAGAGTATCCATATAAGTGACTAACAAGGCCGAATTAGGTTTAATTTTTGTATTGTTCAGGGAAATTAGGTGACAAGGCTAGACCACAAAACCAGTCGTCTTTCCAACTCTATGTAATTCTGGACCTTGTACCTGAAGATTTTAAATGAGAACTAAATAAGCCTTCTTCAGTATACAAAGTACGATTTAGCTCTAAAGAAAAGCAGAAATGCTATATCCACATGGTTAGGGATAGCTCCCCTCCTCTAGGGTCAGATGCCAGCAGCAGTAATACCCTCCCTATAGACTGGGTGGTCCCAccacagaggaagaggaaggatttctattttgttttgctctccctgtcttctctgccttcccttctgagAGTATTTAGAATTTACACCCtgatacacagaaaagaaaagggtCTAACATCGTCTAGTATGGAAATTGCCTATTTGAAATAGtataacataaaataatttcttaattaatTAATGCTGTTTAAGGGGTTGTCTTACATCAAAGCTACATGACAGTACAATTTTAGCCGGTAACATATAGTTACCATTTCTTGTCTACATTTTATGAACCATGCTGTTGTGTTAGTGTATTACACTTCTTCTGTAAATTAGTTTCATGATTAATGTGTGATTTAAAAATTCACAGCTATTAtaattacaatatttttcatactCTATAACACTGTCATCCAATCTTTTGTTAAGTAGTTGTGCTTATGCTAACGCTGAAAAACATTCCAAAATAAGCTATATGTGGTGGGCCAATTTAGGAAAGAACACTTAAAATAATAGAGATAATAACAACAGCTATCACTttttgagtgcttactatatgcTGGGCACTATTATAAATGATTTATTTGCAACACCTCTTTGAATGCTTAGCTTATAGTAGCTCTAACATAGAAAGTGCCATCATTATCTCCATTCTGTAGTTGAGAAAAATGAGGCTAAAGGAGTTAGTTAACTTGTTTAGAATCACTGAGGAATATGAATTTGAACATAAGTGAACTCCAGTGCCTTCTCTGTTAATAATCATGCTCTACTGCATTTCTAAtactgagaaaatgaaaaataacattaaagaaaaaacaataggtAAGGATTTATGAACTTCCAAGAACATATCCTTTTCACATTACCTATATTCATGTGGAAAAATAAGTATTAAATTATTTatgattaatgaatgaatgagaaagaaagagTATTTCAGCTACTTAGGGATTAAACTATAGAGTTTAAGAGGTTTTAAAGGCTGACAGTGgttgtaaaaataatttaaatgcagAGTATTGtctaaataaatacatatgattTCAGGAGAGAAGGCAAATGACAATTCTGAAAAGAGAAACTGAcaatataaaataatctcaaaataatAAATTAGCTATCAAATCTCAGATTATGCTAACAAAACtaggaaacagaaggaaatgtTGGAAAGGAGGTTAcaataatttttctcattttacaaaagGAGGAGCCAAGAGATACCATTTTATCATTtatgcaaataatttaaaaattcaggttaaaatttttttagaattttaaaggTTACTAGCAAAATgtaaaacagtatttttttaaaatcacaaaagaaaaaacttgaggaaaatattcttaaagatttttttttaattaaagaaaacataGTTAAAGACAGAAGAAATCTCAAGGAAGCATTTAAAAAGATGGCTTGTTatccagtgtagcagtttgatatggttatgaattccaaaaatagatactgggggaagaaccagcaagatggcagcggagtaaggagctcttagagtcagcttctgctacagggcagttagcaaacacccagagctctctggagctagctgaagcacctgtttgggggctccaggagagcagaagagcatcctgcaacatccttgaaggaacagaaggaggagactgcccatctgcagagaagactcataagtagagcacttcaTGCCCCAGAGGCCGGTGCCTATCCTCCAttgaaggcacaagccaccttgggagctgttccgcggctggaactgaaagctccacttggCGGCgcacttggtccagtggttagggcgtccgtctaccacatggaaggtccacggttcaaaccctgggcctccctgacgcatgtggagctggcccatgtgcagtgctgatgtgcacaaggagtgccctgccatgcaggggtgtcccccacgtaggggagccccacacgcaaggagcgtgccccgtaaggaaagctgcccagtgcgaaagaaagtgcagcctgtccaagaatggtgctgcacacacggagaggggacacaacaagatgatgcaacaaaaagaaacacagattcccatacccctgacaacaacagaaggggacaaagaagaagatgcagcaaatagacacagagaacagacaaccagggtgggggagtgggggagggagagaaataaataaataaataaatcttaaaaaaaagaaaaagaaaaagaagaagaagaaagctccacttccccaaaacaggggaggaagagatggttaggcaccaatttcaactactgatgagtaaattcagcaggctacagtataatcctagaacagctaaagtttgagcctgtccaagtcagaaagagtccaggagccgccatcttaactccgtgcctggcgTGAGGGGAAGCGGAGCGGACtgaaaaatcccagtgctggtggggaccagcttctttccatccagatcatattgcccctctagcctaggccccagtgccacctcagGTAGGAAGCTACAGAGaactgcgccagcctctccgggaagactacatatcattgagtcaattctactcaaactgatatacagatttaatgcaattctgataaaaattccaccagcattaaagaaaaaattgaaaacatgatcattaaattatTGGTGGTggtgtgagttatgagagtcttgtatgatgttatatgtttgttttgtaagttcacgactattattatatacttattgtttatgtaagtttatgtatgagtgacacacttcaataaattttttaaaagtgaaaattaaaaagcaaaaaaaaaaagatattggattatgtttgtaatctggtctgtaactgggcatgattgagttatgattagagctttgattgagccacgtcattagggtattgaggccccatcccttggtgagtggggactcatagataaaaggcatgacaaagaacagagttgaggtttctgatgttggagtttgatactgaagtcttaagctggagccaggagaagaacatggAGGATTAGAGACaactcattagacatggcagaaaccctagggagagagacagagccatttgccagatagtctacagctgatcttgtggagagaggcaaggtctagagagcctcattgtctacagctgaccttgtgaagaaaacagaggcactgagccctgaggaacccaggaagtctgaacccttacagacatcggcagccatcttgctccaacatgtggaaataagactttggtgagagaagtaacttatgcttatggcctgctatctgtaagctcctaccccaaataaatgccctttataaaaaccaaccaatttctggtatattgcattagcacccatttggctgactaaaacatcCACTAAATACATTTATTATACTCTGCCGTTAAAAAGGGTCTTGGATATGAGTTTTTAAAGTGTCCACATGTGACATTTAAAACAGATAGACTAAGAAAGCTTAAGaggaaaaggtgaaaaaaaatgaaagcaggggTAGATTCCAAGAGATAGAAACATCACAGGAGAAAAGAGTATCTTTTTTTTCAATCCAAAGCACAACTCATATAACTCTATGTActaaataaaaatgctaaaagtGTATATAAagtaagaaatgtttaaaaatgcaaGAAGAAAATTATACAAACACAGGATTATTAGGAGACTTCTTTAGACatgtaaaaatagaaataaagttaAGTAAAGGTCAATATGTGTCAAATAATGTAGGTCTTATATGGGATAAGAAAGAGTTTGGACTTAAAAGCAAAAGCGAGATAAGGATCAAAATTGTTATTTAGAGTGTTCTTTTATAGTTATGTGAAGGATGGTGGGTGAAAGGACTGAAGCCAAGAAGACAGTTTTCCTGACTGACAATctataaatgaatgagtgaagaaTTGCAACCAGGATTCCAGTGCAGAGTAGGCCAGCAATAAATTAGATGTACTTACAGGAAATGCTACCTTAGGAAGTCTGGTCCCCACATAGGTGTATCTTATTCTATATTCACACAACCCTTTACTGCTTATAAAATGCTCTCACACCCATATCACTTTCAATACTGCAACAAATAGGAACAGACAGTGACAGATAAGAACAAAATAGAAACTCTTGGAAGCAATAAATGAGCATGACTCAAGGAAGGAAATTCCCTGATGCCATAAAAGAATTATGGGTGAATAAAATACCCTATATATACCAAGAAAGAATTGGTATATATATGTTCAGTATTTCCACTCCCTTCAAGAAGAGCATCAAAActgaagcagcagcagcaacagacAAACATGACTGTGAAGGGCACGGCTATAGCCTTGGCTGTGCTATTTTGTGCTACAGTTGTTCAAGGTATGCAGTACTTTTTACTTAGCCTATAAATTTTTAATGCCTCAAAtctctttttttctacttttatcGTAAAAAACttggtaatatttattttttaacctccATGTTAGAAATTTCTACAGCTTTGAAAGTGTTGGAAATATTTAAGGTACTAGAGATGATCATTGAAACTACAGACAATAAATTTcatgaaattttttatttggcTACAAATTTTCTACTTGACGTGCTTTTTAACAATAGTTATAAAAGTCTGTCAAGAAGATTTTGTATGAGATAATGTTATTAACTTCCTGGAAAAACTCTTGAGCATAAAAGCAAGAGGCAAATAAGCTTCACGGCCAATATAAAGCAAGCAAATAATGCACAAATTTTCTTCAGGCTACTCTCTATTCTTTACTGATTTGCTTACAAATTTACAGAGGAAATAATCAACATCTTGCTTAAACATCTTTTCCAGTAACATTGGTGTCAAGTGCTATCTGACAAATTACTATTTTCATCACCAGTGAAAATTCAGCTCATACTCATCACCAGGATTATAAACTGTATCCTTCTGCCACAATCAAATGCATGTAGTAACTAGTGCTATGATCTGTTCTAGGCTTCCCCATGTTCAAAGGAGGACGCTGTCTTTGCATAGGGCCTGGAGTAAAAGCAGTGAAAGTGCCCGATATTGAGAAGGCTTCCATAATTTACCCAAGTAATAACTGTGACAAAGTAGAAGTGATGTAAGTAATGAACTTACTGAAGATGAAAATGCCTtaagctttttgtttgttttgttttccaccCATATTTTAAGAGTCTTTTGGATCTTCCCTTAACAGTATcactctgaaagcaaacaaaggACAACGATGCCTAAATCCCAGATCGAAGCAAGCAAATCTTATAATCAAGGTAGGACATCAAATTACTGACACATTATACTCTGTCTTATCCAAGACAgatcttttgaaaaacagaaaataaagtagACAACTGCAGAATAATTTTGCTATGTTCCTGTGTGAAGTGTGCTGAAAAGGAATCCTTGGTTTCTGCTACATGTTTTACATATCAACTAAGGCACTGGGAAAACAAAAACAGTCCAAGTAACCAAACTCTCTTTTGCTCATTACAGAAAGTTCaaagaatgaattttttaaaatatcaaaatgtgtgAAGTCATGGAAAAGAGGATTTGAAAACCAAGAACAAGTTTTACTATGACTACTGAAATGATATACATGCTGCAACAGGAAACTTTCTCCTGCCTACTGTAATATACATTCATATAGTTCCAGGTTAGAGGATCTTCCAGGAGTTTTGATGCTTATAACTATTCTGCATAGAATGCATCTGTGACTACATAAACATTTCAGTTTCAAGAAATTATCTGCACTTGATCTATATTCCATGTTATAATCTGTAATTACAAAGGAGAAATTAACATTGTTCCTGGAGAGAGGCAAAAGCATCCATGTGTGTAGCAAAACATTCCTGAAATCATTTTCCAGGCAAATCTACGTTTCTTTTCCCAaaataatgtaacatttatatatgtaGAAAAAGTTCTTATACAtcttgtttattttataaaaagactttaaTTCAagaaaagtattttgaaaaaacTTATAAACCAAGACAAACTACTGACAGCTAATGTATTTCATAATTAAATTAATAGCTGTGgtcttattttgatttttttttaactttttttttccagtgagATGTTTTTAAGCAATTGGTATATGTGTGTTTCTGTATATGTTCCTTTTATCTGTTCTTATAAATGACACCAGAAATATCTtggacatattttaaatatgaaatgttttcatctaccaaagaaaaatttgaggaaataaataaatatatatgcatatctaggCAACTGTCTTTACCTTTTGTGATTCTTTTTCTTAGAAAAATACATAACCTAATCAATTTCTTTAGCTATGCCAATGCTATAAAATTTAGGGTAACCTAAgaccagtttatttttaaaagaatcaaaatcaTGTTTCTCTAATAAGCCACtgcaaaccttttttttttttttaagatttattttatttatttatttaattcctccccctcccccggttgtctgttctctgtgtctatttgctgcgtcttgtttctttgtccgcttctgttgttgtcagcagcacgggaagtgtgggtggcgccattcctgggcaggctgcactttcttttcgtgctgggcggctctccctccttacgggcgcaccccttgcgcgtggggctcccctacgccggggacaccgctgcgtggcacggcactccttgcgcgcatcagcactgcgcatgggccagctccacacgggtcagtgaggcccagggtttgtaccgcggacctcccatgtgg from the Dasypus novemcinctus isolate mDasNov1 chromosome 1, mDasNov1.1.hap2, whole genome shotgun sequence genome contains:
- the CXCL11 gene encoding C-X-C motif chemokine 11, producing the protein MTVKGTAIALAVLFCATVVQGFPMFKGGRCLCIGPGVKAVKVPDIEKASIIYPSNNCDKVEVIITLKANKGQRCLNPRSKQANLIIKKVQRMNFLKYQNV